In Pseudothermotoga hypogea DSM 11164 = NBRC 106472, the following are encoded in one genomic region:
- a CDS encoding adenosylhomocysteinase: MKSGHVKIDWVYRFMPLLKSIEEEYGPQKPLKELRIGMSIHLEAKTARLALLLRDLGAEVIVTGSNPLSTQDDVAEALRERGLTVYAKRTEDERVYMDNIKKVLTTQPHLILDDGADLTVTAHTEYQEALKNLRGVTEETTTGLRRFRALHKKGLLKVPVIAVNDAFTKHLFDNRYGTGQSTWDSIMRNTNLNVAGKIAVVCGYGWCGKGIAMRARGLGARVIVTEVDPVKALEAVMDGFEVMKISQAAKLGDFFITATGNTKVISEKEFLEMKDGAILANAGHFDVEVDVRALERICVEKYEARPNVTAYRLANGKVLYLLAQGRLVNLAAADGHPVEIMDLSFAVQALSLIHLAKTNLEPGVYPVPSHIDEKIARMKLASMKIEIDELSEEQRSYLENY; encoded by the coding sequence TTGAAGTCGGGTCATGTGAAAATCGATTGGGTTTACAGGTTCATGCCGTTGCTCAAATCCATAGAAGAAGAGTACGGTCCTCAGAAGCCTTTGAAGGAACTTCGCATAGGCATGTCGATCCATCTCGAAGCCAAGACTGCGAGGCTCGCGCTGCTGCTGAGAGATCTTGGAGCAGAGGTGATAGTGACTGGAAGCAATCCTTTGAGTACGCAAGACGATGTTGCAGAAGCGTTGAGAGAAAGAGGTTTAACGGTCTATGCGAAGCGCACCGAAGACGAAAGAGTGTACATGGACAACATAAAAAAGGTTTTGACAACTCAGCCTCACTTGATCCTCGATGACGGAGCAGACCTGACCGTGACCGCGCATACAGAGTACCAAGAAGCTTTGAAGAATCTGAGAGGCGTTACCGAGGAGACCACGACGGGGCTCAGAAGGTTTCGTGCGCTTCACAAGAAAGGTTTACTCAAAGTACCGGTGATCGCGGTGAACGATGCCTTCACAAAACATCTGTTCGACAATCGTTACGGCACAGGTCAATCGACATGGGACAGCATCATGAGGAACACGAATCTGAACGTTGCGGGTAAGATCGCCGTGGTGTGTGGTTATGGTTGGTGTGGTAAGGGCATCGCGATGCGTGCGAGGGGGCTCGGTGCGAGAGTCATCGTCACCGAGGTCGATCCCGTGAAGGCGCTGGAAGCGGTCATGGATGGTTTTGAGGTTATGAAGATTTCGCAAGCTGCAAAATTGGGCGATTTCTTCATCACAGCGACGGGGAACACGAAAGTGATAAGCGAGAAAGAATTCCTTGAAATGAAGGATGGGGCGATACTGGCGAACGCGGGACACTTCGATGTCGAGGTGGACGTGAGAGCCTTGGAAAGAATCTGTGTGGAGAAGTACGAAGCCAGACCGAACGTGACAGCGTACAGGCTTGCGAATGGCAAAGTGCTGTATTTATTGGCTCAGGGAAGATTGGTGAATCTGGCGGCTGCAGATGGACATCCCGTGGAGATAATGGATCTTTCCTTCGCCGTCCAAGCTCTGTCTCTGATCCACCTTGCAAAAACCAACCTCGAACCTGGTGTGTATCCTGTGCCTTCCCACATCGACGAAAAGATAGCACGAATGAAACTCGCAAGTATGAAAATAGAGATAGATGAGTTGAGTGAAGAGCAGAGAAGCTATCTTGAAAACTACTGA
- a CDS encoding DUF362 domain-containing protein, which translates to MKVSLLRCDSYEYAMEQLRSSLKSFSHLFTPGDSVLVKPNMLSARRPEEAVTTHPAILKAVLIFLKDLKCHAMVADSPASGSFQRVAEKTGIKDVCEEMNVPIFELDQPITVAGQIYKKINLDRRIFEVDKIINVAKLKTHSQMILTLAVKNTFGCVPGLEKSGWHMRCGTNENFAAFLVDLHRLVNPTLNIVDGVVGMEGNGPANGKTKRFGVIALSTNGFVLDFVLCKRLNVDPLLIYTVRESLLRNLIVEHDVEGDWTGQIQLPITTPVLPVPEALRMLARRLARSPRISKTKCVRCKICEERCPAKAINIDQMKINYEKCIKCYVCHEVCPQGAISLVRRIF; encoded by the coding sequence ATGAAGGTATCACTGCTACGTTGCGACTCGTACGAATACGCCATGGAGCAATTGCGAAGTTCTCTGAAAAGCTTCTCGCACCTGTTCACACCGGGAGATTCGGTCTTGGTCAAGCCCAACATGCTTTCAGCGAGAAGACCGGAAGAGGCCGTAACAACGCATCCAGCAATATTGAAAGCCGTTCTGATTTTTCTCAAAGATCTGAAGTGCCACGCGATGGTCGCAGACAGTCCCGCTTCGGGCAGTTTTCAAAGGGTAGCCGAGAAGACGGGCATAAAAGATGTGTGTGAGGAAATGAACGTACCGATTTTCGAACTGGATCAACCCATCACGGTCGCTGGACAAATCTATAAGAAGATAAACTTGGACAGAAGGATCTTCGAGGTTGACAAGATCATCAACGTGGCCAAGTTGAAAACGCATTCTCAAATGATCCTCACGCTCGCTGTGAAGAACACCTTCGGTTGTGTCCCAGGCTTGGAGAAATCTGGTTGGCACATGCGCTGTGGCACGAACGAGAATTTTGCTGCTTTCTTGGTTGATTTGCACAGGTTGGTGAACCCCACTCTGAACATCGTCGACGGAGTCGTGGGCATGGAGGGTAACGGACCAGCCAACGGCAAGACAAAGCGATTCGGAGTGATAGCGCTGAGCACCAACGGTTTCGTGCTCGATTTTGTGCTTTGTAAGAGATTGAACGTCGATCCACTGCTCATCTACACCGTGCGTGAGTCGCTGCTGAGAAATCTCATCGTCGAACATGATGTTGAAGGGGATTGGACGGGTCAAATACAGCTTCCAATCACGACACCCGTGCTGCCAGTACCGGAGGCTCTCAGAATGCTCGCGAGGAGGTTGGCACGTTCACCGAGGATATCTAAAACCAAGTGTGTTCGCTGTAAAATATGTGAAGAGAGATGTCCCGCAAAAGCGATAAACATAGACCAGATGAAGATCAACTACGAAAAGTGCATAAAGTGCTACGTTTGTCATGAAGTTTGTCCGCAGGGAGCTATAAGCCTGGTCAGACGAATTTTCTGA
- a CDS encoding AEC family transporter, producing MTHVVLNQVLAIFLLTAFGFVLKKINLLNDGFTKSSSDLIVYVTLPAMIINSMDREFSKDVATTSLQVFLTGAIMYGFTILLAILLVRFRKYEETQRGVYMYMVIFGNVGYLGYPIMNVLYGEIGVFYSAVFNIWFNILTWTIGVSIMARGRLNFRRILINPGLLSTLFGLFIFLTPLRLPTLVKSVLDSVGSMTTPLAMFLVGAFLAEAHLKDFVAEIDLYLASILKLVVAPALVYLVMSYTDLPTIVKVLPVVMAGMPSGVNTAIFARMFDKDYKLAAQGVVLSTALSMISLPVLILMVVR from the coding sequence ATGACGCACGTGGTGCTGAACCAAGTTCTGGCGATCTTCCTTTTGACGGCTTTCGGGTTCGTTTTGAAGAAGATAAATCTCCTGAACGATGGATTCACCAAGAGCAGTTCGGATCTCATCGTTTATGTGACACTGCCGGCGATGATAATAAATTCCATGGACAGGGAGTTCTCAAAAGACGTTGCAACGACCTCGTTGCAAGTCTTCCTCACCGGAGCAATAATGTACGGCTTCACGATCTTGCTCGCGATCTTGCTCGTTCGCTTCAGAAAGTACGAAGAAACGCAGCGCGGGGTTTACATGTACATGGTCATCTTCGGAAACGTTGGTTATCTGGGTTATCCCATAATGAACGTTCTCTATGGAGAGATAGGCGTCTTTTACTCGGCGGTCTTCAACATCTGGTTCAACATTCTCACTTGGACGATCGGCGTGAGCATCATGGCGCGTGGCAGGCTCAATTTCAGAAGGATATTGATCAACCCAGGTTTGTTGTCGACACTCTTCGGTCTATTCATTTTTCTGACACCGTTGAGATTGCCCACGCTGGTCAAGTCCGTTCTCGACAGCGTCGGGTCGATGACGACACCGCTCGCGATGTTCTTGGTGGGGGCTTTCTTGGCGGAGGCACATTTGAAAGACTTCGTCGCAGAGATAGATCTGTACCTCGCCTCCATATTGAAACTGGTCGTCGCACCAGCTTTGGTGTATCTGGTCATGTCGTACACAGACCTGCCAACGATCGTGAAAGTCTTGCCCGTCGTGATGGCGGGAATGCCTTCGGGTGTGAACACGGCCATCTTCGCGAGGATGTTCGACAAGGACTACAAACTCGCGGCCCAAGGTGTGGTGCTTTCCACCGCTTTGTCGATGATCAGTCTGCCCGTTCTCATACTCATGGTTGTGAGATGA
- a CDS encoding AAA family ATPase, producing the protein MLFSSTPKATREELFDREEELSELEKLLNIYPIVVVTGLRRVGKSSLIRVYLNEHENYFMSIDVRKLYEMSFGNISSLHLTRLVGEELNKISKIEKLSSFLRKIRGISIHGSSVEIDAKQFELSDMFEKLEAFAAKNNKNFIVFFDEAQYLKFYGARGGEEIRMLLAYSYDNLPHVRFIFTGSEVGMLHDFLKFEDPDSPLYGRAMGFLTVKPFSFELSLEFLRKGFEELEEKIDFDLSEVVKQLDGIVGYLVLFGLKYMTMKNKDKALQEVFSTMSVLFEKELSEITKRSPRYMTVLKSIAIGINTWTGLKNVLHARGDFVSDSRLFSVLETLQKLSLVEKFQDRYRITDQVLERILRENRV; encoded by the coding sequence ATGTTGTTCTCTTCTACACCAAAAGCGACCAGAGAAGAACTTTTCGACAGAGAGGAAGAACTCTCTGAGCTCGAAAAGCTTTTGAACATCTATCCCATCGTGGTGGTCACTGGCCTTCGCAGGGTCGGAAAGTCTTCCTTGATAAGGGTCTATCTCAACGAGCATGAGAATTACTTCATGTCGATCGACGTGAGAAAGCTGTACGAGATGTCTTTTGGGAACATCTCATCGCTGCATCTGACGAGGCTGGTCGGTGAAGAGCTGAACAAGATTTCGAAAATCGAGAAACTCTCGTCGTTCTTGAGAAAGATTCGAGGAATCAGTATCCATGGGAGCTCAGTGGAAATCGATGCGAAACAGTTCGAACTTTCCGACATGTTCGAAAAGCTCGAAGCCTTCGCCGCGAAAAACAACAAGAATTTCATCGTCTTCTTCGATGAAGCCCAGTATTTGAAATTCTACGGCGCAAGGGGCGGGGAAGAGATACGGATGTTGTTGGCGTACAGCTACGACAATCTGCCCCACGTGAGGTTTATCTTCACAGGTTCGGAAGTTGGTATGCTTCACGATTTCTTGAAGTTCGAAGATCCCGATTCGCCTTTGTACGGCAGAGCCATGGGGTTCCTCACAGTGAAGCCTTTCAGCTTTGAACTGTCACTGGAGTTCCTCAGGAAAGGTTTCGAAGAACTCGAAGAAAAAATCGATTTCGATCTCTCCGAGGTTGTGAAACAGTTAGACGGCATTGTGGGCTATCTGGTTCTGTTCGGACTCAAGTACATGACGATGAAGAACAAGGATAAGGCCCTTCAGGAAGTCTTCTCAACGATGAGCGTGTTGTTCGAAAAAGAACTTTCAGAGATCACCAAAAGAAGTCCACGTTACATGACAGTTTTGAAATCGATCGCCATTGGCATCAACACGTGGACAGGATTGAAGAACGTGCTCCACGCCAGGGGAGACTTCGTGAGCGATTCAAGACTTTTCTCCGTGCTCGAAACGCTTCAAAAGCTGTCTCTCGTAGAAAAATTCCAAGATCGTTACAGAATCACCGACCAAGTTCTCGAGAGGATCCTCAGAGAGAACAGGGTATGA